One genomic segment of Nonomuraea coxensis DSM 45129 includes these proteins:
- a CDS encoding thiolase family protein: MTDPAAPVVVAARRTPIGTAGHAYKDLTVELLAAPVVAAVARDARLGGSPVDDVVLGNCMGPGGNVARVAALAAGLGHEVPGLTVDRQCGSGLAAILVAAQAVRAGEAELVIAGGAESASTAPLRTRRGESEPYRRAAFAPAGHPDPDMGPAAEALAAARGVTRARQDAYAARSHAAALAARDTGAFAEEIVPIGGRHDDQRPRPLRVASLARLPAAFTTPPTATAALATPVAAGTVTAGNSSPVSDGAAAVAVVPERLRAGRPGLRLVAGGVTGCDPALPGWGPVAAVRRVLARAGAGMDEVAAVELVEAFAAQVLAVTDALGLDPLGADAGRVCSGGGALALGHPWGATGAVVVTRLFTRLVRGGAPPGTLGLAAAAVGGGMGVAALFEVV; this comes from the coding sequence GTGACCGATCCCGCCGCGCCCGTCGTCGTGGCGGCCCGCCGTACGCCGATCGGCACCGCCGGGCACGCCTACAAGGACCTCACCGTCGAGCTGCTGGCCGCGCCGGTCGTCGCCGCCGTCGCCCGCGACGCGCGGCTCGGCGGGTCTCCCGTCGATGACGTCGTGCTCGGCAACTGCATGGGCCCCGGCGGCAACGTGGCCAGGGTGGCGGCGCTGGCGGCCGGGCTCGGGCACGAGGTGCCCGGCCTCACCGTCGACCGGCAGTGCGGCAGCGGCCTGGCCGCGATCCTGGTGGCGGCGCAGGCCGTACGCGCGGGGGAGGCGGAGCTGGTGATCGCGGGCGGGGCCGAGAGCGCCTCGACCGCGCCGCTGCGCACCCGCAGGGGGGAGAGCGAGCCCTACCGGCGGGCGGCGTTCGCGCCGGCCGGCCATCCGGACCCCGACATGGGGCCCGCCGCCGAGGCGCTGGCCGCCGCCCGCGGCGTCACCCGCGCCCGCCAGGACGCCTACGCCGCCCGCAGCCACGCCGCCGCCCTCGCCGCCCGCGACACGGGCGCGTTCGCCGAGGAGATCGTCCCGATCGGCGGCCGGCACGACGACCAGCGCCCGCGCCCGCTGCGCGTGGCGTCCCTGGCCCGCCTCCCGGCCGCGTTCACCACCCCGCCCACGGCGACGGCCGCACTAGCGACGCCGGTGGCGGCCGGTACAGTGACGGCCGGTAACTCCTCCCCGGTCAGTGACGGCGCGGCGGCCGTGGCCGTGGTGCCGGAACGGCTGCGCGCCGGACGGCCGGGGCTGCGGCTGGTGGCCGGGGGCGTGACCGGCTGCGACCCCGCGCTGCCGGGCTGGGGGCCGGTGGCCGCCGTGCGGCGGGTGCTGGCGCGTGCCGGGGCCGGCATGGACGAGGTGGCGGCGGTGGAGCTCGTGGAGGCGTTCGCCGCCCAGGTGCTGGCCGTCACCGACGCGCTCGGGCTCGACCCGCTCGGCGCCGACGCCGGCCGCGTCTGCTCCGGCGGCGGCGCGCTGGCGCTCGGCCATCCGTGGGGAGCGACCGGCGCGGTCGTGGTGACCCGGCTGTTCACCCGGCTGGTCCGCGGCGGCGCCCCGCCGGGCACGCTCGGCCTGGCCGCGGCGGCCGTCGGCGGTGGCATGGGCGTGGCGGCCCTGTTCGAGGTGGTGTGA
- a CDS encoding AraC family transcriptional regulator, translated as MNDLGGQLRPVPGQRLRFGRGAEGIERLEASLVGEAFATHRHDTYAIGVTLSGVQTFRYRGERRHCLPGEWHVLHPDEPHDGAAGTDEGFGYRILYVDPFLVREALGGGPLPFVTDPIVPPSGMDPSLLACLRRMDEPLGELARLDVALLVADALRRHAGGPTPDGPGPLAVAALTRVRELIAADPAARRTVAELERVSGLDRWTLARQFRAAFGTSPTRFRTMRRLDVVRRALRHGTPLLDAALEAGFADQAHMTRMFKRAYGLTPGRWLAALRP; from the coding sequence ATGAACGACCTGGGCGGGCAGCTACGGCCGGTCCCCGGGCAGCGGCTGCGCTTCGGCCGCGGCGCCGAGGGCATCGAACGCCTGGAGGCGAGCCTCGTCGGCGAGGCGTTCGCCACCCACCGCCACGACACCTACGCCATCGGCGTGACGCTGTCCGGCGTGCAGACGTTCCGCTACCGGGGCGAGCGGCGGCACTGCCTGCCGGGCGAGTGGCACGTCCTGCATCCCGACGAGCCGCACGACGGCGCGGCCGGCACCGACGAGGGGTTCGGCTACCGCATTCTGTACGTGGACCCGTTCCTGGTGCGGGAGGCGCTGGGCGGCGGGCCGCTGCCGTTCGTGACCGATCCGATCGTGCCGCCGTCCGGGATGGACCCGTCACTGCTGGCCTGCCTGCGCCGGATGGACGAGCCTCTGGGCGAGCTCGCCCGGCTGGACGTGGCGCTGCTGGTGGCCGACGCGCTGCGGCGGCACGCGGGCGGCCCCACGCCGGACGGGCCCGGGCCCCTGGCGGTGGCGGCGCTGACGCGGGTGCGCGAGCTGATCGCCGCCGACCCGGCCGCGCGGCGGACGGTGGCGGAGCTGGAACGGGTGTCGGGGCTCGACCGGTGGACGCTGGCCCGCCAGTTCCGCGCCGCCTTCGGCACCAGCCCGACCCGGTTCCGCACGATGCGCCGGCTCGACGTCGTACGGCGGGCCCTGCGGCACGGCACGCCGCTGCTCGATGCGGCCCTGGAGGCGGGCTTCGCGGACCAGGCCCACATGACGCGCATGTTCAAGCGCGCCTACGGCCTCACGCCGGGCCGCTGGCTGGCCGCGCTACGCCCTTGA
- a CDS encoding SRPBCC family protein, whose protein sequence is MNMVDEITRAHRELFDGERKDLVIRRRYDAEIEDVWDACTDADRLKRWFLPVSGELRLGGRYQFEGNAGGEVLECEPPRRFKVSWVMGEAPGLSEVEVKLTAEDGATVLELRHVAEVPPEMWEGFGCGGVGVGWDLGLLGLALHLSGGEKVGEDTFHLTPEGRQVITASARAWGQAEEAAGIPAEKAAAHVAAVTAFYAPESGA, encoded by the coding sequence ATGAACATGGTTGACGAGATCACCCGGGCGCACCGGGAACTGTTCGACGGCGAGCGCAAGGACCTGGTCATCCGCCGCCGCTACGACGCCGAGATCGAGGACGTCTGGGACGCCTGCACCGACGCCGACCGCCTCAAGCGCTGGTTCCTGCCGGTGAGCGGCGAGCTGCGGCTCGGCGGCCGATACCAGTTCGAGGGCAACGCCGGCGGCGAGGTCCTGGAGTGCGAGCCGCCCCGGCGGTTCAAGGTGAGCTGGGTGATGGGGGAGGCCCCTGGCCTGTCGGAGGTCGAGGTCAAGCTGACGGCCGAGGACGGCGCCACCGTTCTCGAGCTGCGGCACGTCGCCGAGGTCCCGCCGGAGATGTGGGAGGGGTTCGGCTGCGGCGGGGTCGGCGTCGGCTGGGACCTCGGGCTGCTCGGCCTGGCCCTGCACCTCTCCGGCGGCGAGAAGGTGGGTGAGGACACCTTCCACCTGACCCCGGAGGGGCGGCAGGTCATCACCGCCTCGGCGCGGGCATGGGGCCAGGCGGAGGAGGCGGCCGGCATCCCGGCCGAGAAGGCGGCCGCCCATGTCGCCGCAGTCACCGCCTTCTACGCGCCGGAGTCCGGCGCGTAG
- a CDS encoding NAD(P)-dependent oxidoreductase, translating to MRLAVFGATGGIGLELVRQGLDRGHEITAVVRAAARMPARLRDHVEVVEADVMDPAAIAPGVEGRDAVLSAMGSRERGPTTVHSGSVAAITEAMRRAGVRRVLTVGAAGMVADAGDGPFTRYVLKPLVVQPLLRHGYADLAASEELLRRAGLDWTVVRPGRLRDAPPTGRYRTSWDRAVRDGHSTVRADTADCMLSLLDDPASAGHVVYVAS from the coding sequence ATGAGGCTGGCCGTCTTCGGAGCGACCGGCGGCATCGGGCTCGAACTGGTCCGCCAGGGCCTCGACCGGGGCCATGAGATCACCGCCGTCGTACGCGCCGCCGCCCGGATGCCCGCCCGGCTCCGCGACCACGTCGAGGTCGTCGAGGCCGACGTGATGGACCCCGCCGCGATCGCCCCCGGCGTCGAGGGCCGCGACGCCGTGCTCAGCGCCATGGGCAGCCGCGAGCGCGGCCCCACCACCGTCCACTCCGGCAGCGTCGCCGCCATCACCGAGGCCATGCGCCGCGCCGGCGTGCGCCGCGTGCTCACCGTCGGCGCGGCCGGCATGGTGGCCGACGCCGGCGACGGCCCGTTCACCCGGTACGTGCTCAAGCCGCTCGTCGTGCAGCCGCTGCTCCGCCACGGCTACGCCGACCTGGCCGCGTCGGAGGAGCTGCTGCGCCGCGCCGGCCTCGACTGGACCGTCGTCCGCCCCGGCCGGCTGCGCGACGCCCCGCCGACCGGCCGCTACCGCACCTCCTGGGACCGCGCGGTCAGGGACGGCCACAGCACCGTCCGCGCCGACACGGCCGACTGCATGCTCTCCCTCCTGGACGACCCGGCGAGCGCCGGCCACGTCGTGTACGTGGCCTCCTGA
- a CDS encoding winged helix-turn-helix transcriptional regulator, with the protein MAASARRGPYFCGIDAAMDVVTGKWKSLILWELHHHGTRRFAELRRGLPGVSEKMLIQHLREMEEDGLVHREVYREVPPKVEYSLTEHGVSLNAALAPLGDWGAERMRRIGAEKVSAPA; encoded by the coding sequence ATGGCGGCATCGGCACGGCGGGGTCCCTATTTCTGCGGCATCGACGCGGCGATGGACGTCGTCACCGGCAAGTGGAAGTCACTGATCCTGTGGGAGCTGCACCACCACGGCACCCGCCGATTCGCCGAGCTGCGCCGCGGCCTGCCGGGCGTCAGCGAGAAGATGCTGATCCAGCATCTGCGCGAGATGGAGGAGGATGGGCTCGTGCATCGCGAGGTCTACCGCGAGGTGCCGCCGAAGGTGGAGTACTCCCTGACCGAGCACGGCGTCTCGCTCAACGCGGCCCTCGCCCCTCTGGGGGACTGGGGCGCCGAACGCATGCGGCGGATCGGCGCGGAGAAAGTCTCCGCCCCCGCCTAG
- a CDS encoding ArsR/SmtB family transcription factor — translation MHAFDVLGDPVRRRILELLAGGERSSGEVTAVIQQEFGISQPAVSQHLRVLRDNGFASVRAEGTRRLYAVEAGPLREVDLWLERFRGFWDQRLDALATELARGGRERRQTTEKKETSDEHG, via the coding sequence GTGCACGCATTCGACGTCCTCGGCGATCCGGTACGACGCCGGATCCTGGAGCTCCTCGCCGGCGGTGAGCGAAGCTCCGGAGAGGTCACCGCCGTCATCCAGCAGGAGTTCGGCATCTCGCAGCCGGCCGTCTCGCAGCACCTGCGGGTGCTGCGAGACAACGGGTTCGCCAGCGTGCGGGCCGAGGGCACCCGGCGGCTCTACGCCGTCGAGGCCGGGCCGCTGCGCGAGGTCGACCTCTGGCTGGAGCGCTTCCGCGGCTTCTGGGACCAGCGCCTCGACGCCCTGGCCACCGAACTGGCTCGCGGCGGGCGCGAACGCCGACAGACAACCGAGAAGAAGGAAACCTCTGATGAACATGGTTGA
- a CDS encoding DedA family protein, with the protein MTDWLIGLMEMLGAPGAGLAIALENLFPPLPSEVILPMAGFTASQGEMDLLDVVVWTTLGSVVGALALYWVGAMLGRDRVLALVDRMPLLKASDVEKTEAFFQRHGRKTVFFGRMIPVFRSLISIPAGVERMPLPMFLLLTTGGSLIWNVIFVYAGYLLGEQWHLVETYVGIGTNVVIGLVVAAVLVFVGVRVAERRKGKHAARR; encoded by the coding sequence ATGACTGACTGGCTTATCGGACTGATGGAGATGCTCGGGGCCCCGGGGGCGGGCCTCGCGATCGCCTTGGAGAACCTCTTCCCGCCCCTGCCCAGCGAGGTGATCCTGCCCATGGCCGGCTTCACCGCCAGCCAGGGGGAGATGGACCTCCTCGACGTCGTGGTGTGGACCACCCTCGGCTCCGTCGTCGGCGCGCTGGCGCTGTACTGGGTGGGCGCGATGCTGGGGCGCGACCGCGTGCTCGCCCTGGTGGACCGGATGCCCCTGCTGAAGGCGTCCGACGTCGAGAAGACCGAGGCGTTCTTCCAGCGGCACGGCCGCAAGACGGTCTTCTTCGGCCGGATGATCCCCGTCTTCCGCAGCCTCATCTCCATCCCGGCGGGAGTGGAGCGCATGCCGCTGCCCATGTTCCTGCTCCTCACCACCGGGGGCAGCCTGATCTGGAACGTCATCTTCGTGTACGCCGGCTACCTCCTCGGGGAGCAGTGGCATCTCGTGGAGACGTACGTGGGCATCGGCACCAACGTGGTGATCGGGCTCGTCGTGGCCGCCGTCCTGGTGTTCGTCGGCGTACGGGTGGCCGAGCGGCGCAAGGGGAAGCACGCGGCGCGCCGCTGA
- a CDS encoding DMT family transporter: MAWLMIIAAGLFEVVMAYSLKLSNGFSALWPSVVFGVSAVLSFGLLALALKNLEVGTAYAVWTGIGAVGTAVLGMIALGEDTSLLKLASIGLILCGVVGLNLAGGGH, from the coding sequence ATGGCCTGGTTGATGATCATCGCGGCTGGTCTGTTCGAGGTCGTCATGGCCTACTCGCTCAAGCTGAGCAACGGGTTCTCCGCGCTCTGGCCGAGCGTCGTCTTCGGCGTCTCCGCGGTGCTGTCGTTCGGGCTGCTCGCGCTGGCGCTGAAGAACCTGGAGGTCGGCACCGCGTACGCGGTGTGGACCGGCATCGGCGCCGTCGGCACCGCCGTCCTCGGCATGATCGCGCTGGGCGAGGACACGTCCCTGCTGAAGCTCGCCTCGATCGGGCTCATCCTGTGCGGCGTCGTCGGCCTCAACCTGGCCGGCGGCGGCCACTGA
- a CDS encoding helix-turn-helix transcriptional regulator gives MRADRLVAALLLLQGRGRLTASELATELEISVATARRDLEALSAAGIPVYPQPGRGGGWSLVGGARTDLTGLTAAEARALFLLLGPATTAAPALTTALRKLVRALPATFRADAEAAARAVVSDPARWGEAGREPPALVRTLQDAVVAGRKVRLTYAGKGGEPAERLVDPLGLVDKDGLWYLVAGTEAGRRTYRVDRVTAAAPTGLPAERPDGFDLAAEWERVVGEVERRRSLVTAVVLVADRHAGILRDRFGRHCEVLGHEPDGRARVRVAAPMALSIAEQLAGWGAQVEVVEPEAVRAELARIGAELVARYAPEAAVTREG, from the coding sequence ATGCGCGCGGACCGCCTGGTCGCCGCCCTCCTCCTGCTCCAGGGGCGCGGCCGCCTGACCGCCTCGGAGCTGGCCACGGAGCTGGAGATCTCCGTCGCCACCGCCCGCCGCGACCTGGAGGCGCTGTCGGCCGCGGGCATCCCCGTCTACCCGCAGCCGGGACGCGGGGGCGGCTGGTCACTGGTCGGCGGGGCGCGTACCGACCTGACCGGGCTCACCGCCGCCGAGGCGCGGGCGCTGTTCCTGCTCCTCGGCCCGGCCACGACCGCCGCGCCGGCGCTCACCACGGCCCTGCGCAAGCTCGTACGGGCGCTGCCCGCCACCTTCCGCGCCGACGCCGAGGCCGCCGCCCGCGCCGTCGTGTCGGACCCGGCCCGCTGGGGCGAGGCGGGGCGGGAGCCGCCCGCCCTGGTCCGGACGCTGCAGGACGCGGTCGTCGCCGGGCGCAAGGTGCGCCTCACCTACGCCGGCAAGGGCGGCGAGCCCGCCGAGCGGCTGGTGGACCCCCTCGGCCTGGTGGACAAGGACGGCCTCTGGTATCTCGTGGCGGGCACGGAGGCGGGGCGGCGGACGTACCGGGTGGACCGCGTCACCGCCGCCGCGCCCACCGGGCTGCCCGCCGAGCGGCCGGACGGCTTCGACCTGGCGGCGGAGTGGGAGCGCGTCGTCGGCGAGGTCGAACGCCGCCGCTCCCTCGTCACGGCGGTGGTGCTCGTCGCCGACCGGCACGCCGGCATCCTGCGCGACCGCTTCGGACGCCACTGCGAGGTGCTCGGGCACGAGCCGGACGGCCGGGCGCGGGTGCGGGTCGCCGCCCCCATGGCCCTGTCGATCGCCGAGCAGCTCGCCGGCTGGGGCGCCCAGGTGGAGGTGGTCGAGCCGGAGGCGGTACGCGCCGAGCTGGCCAGGATCGGCGCCGAACTGGTGGCCCGCTACGCGCCTGAGGCTGCCGTGACCCGCGAGGGGTGA
- a CDS encoding NAD(P)-dependent oxidoreductase: MTHDDDIQVSVLGLGEMGGALAAALVAAGHRVTVWNRSPGRADRLVAQGARAAATAGDAVRAGGPVIVCLLDHASVREVLDPLAAELAGRTLVNVTTTTPAQARETAAWAAGAGAAYLDGGIMAVPRMIGRPGASVLYSGSADVFHEHRRLFDLWGTSTYFGEDAGMASLYDLALLAGMYVMFAGFAHGAAMVAPAGVTAGEFAAMAAPWLTAMTGAFAGFAEVIDGGDYTVPGQQSLEFSDLTYLVAASADQGVSTEVVAMVQRLVRRQVDAGHGKEGFARIIESIRRPG; encoded by the coding sequence ATGACACACGACGACGACATTCAGGTGAGCGTGCTCGGACTGGGCGAGATGGGCGGCGCGCTCGCGGCCGCCCTGGTGGCGGCGGGGCACCGGGTGACGGTATGGAACCGGTCGCCGGGCAGGGCGGACCGCCTGGTGGCACAGGGAGCGCGGGCCGCCGCCACGGCCGGTGACGCGGTCCGGGCCGGCGGGCCGGTGATCGTCTGCCTGCTGGACCACGCCTCGGTCCGCGAGGTGCTCGATCCGCTCGCGGCCGAGCTGGCCGGACGGACCCTGGTCAACGTCACCACGACGACCCCGGCCCAGGCGCGGGAGACGGCGGCGTGGGCGGCCGGCGCCGGGGCCGCGTACCTGGACGGCGGCATCATGGCCGTGCCGCGGATGATCGGCCGGCCGGGGGCGTCGGTCCTCTACAGCGGGTCGGCGGACGTCTTCCACGAGCACCGGCGCCTGTTCGACCTGTGGGGGACCAGCACCTACTTCGGCGAGGACGCCGGAATGGCGTCCCTGTACGACCTCGCCCTCCTCGCCGGCATGTACGTCATGTTCGCCGGGTTCGCGCACGGCGCCGCCATGGTCGCCCCCGCCGGTGTCACAGCGGGTGAGTTCGCCGCCATGGCCGCCCCGTGGCTGACCGCCATGACCGGCGCCTTCGCCGGGTTCGCCGAGGTGATCGACGGCGGCGACTACACCGTCCCCGGGCAGCAGAGCCTGGAGTTCTCCGACCTCACGTACCTCGTGGCCGCCAGCGCCGACCAGGGCGTCAGCACCGAGGTCGTCGCCATGGTCCAGCGGCTCGTCCGGCGCCAGGTCGACGCGGGCCACGGGAAGGAGGGCTTCGCCAGGATCATCGAGAGCATCAGGCGGCCGGGCTGA
- a CDS encoding SRPBCC family protein: MARAVYVGAAVEVAAPPEQVFALLTDWARQREWMFLTSTRQVAPDVVEAYSGVRPVGFLDTMTITRWEPPELVVMEHTGRVVRGRGAFRVRALGSGSRVIWTEELLVPFGALGRAGWPLVRPAAKAVFRHSLRRFAALAEGRRGRPA, from the coding sequence GTGGCCAGAGCCGTGTACGTCGGCGCCGCCGTCGAGGTGGCGGCGCCGCCCGAGCAGGTGTTCGCGCTGCTCACCGACTGGGCCAGGCAGCGGGAGTGGATGTTCCTGACCAGCACCAGGCAGGTGGCCCCGGACGTCGTCGAGGCGTACTCCGGGGTGCGGCCGGTCGGGTTCCTGGACACGATGACGATCACCCGGTGGGAGCCGCCGGAACTGGTGGTGATGGAGCACACCGGGCGGGTGGTGCGCGGCCGGGGCGCCTTCCGGGTGCGCGCGCTCGGGAGCGGCAGCCGGGTGATCTGGACGGAGGAGCTGCTGGTGCCGTTCGGGGCGCTGGGGCGGGCCGGGTGGCCGCTGGTGCGGCCGGCGGCGAAGGCGGTGTTCCGCCACAGTCTGCGCCGGTTCGCCGCCCTGGCGGAAGGGCGGCGCGGCCGTCCGGCCTAG
- a CDS encoding NAD(P)-dependent oxidoreductase: protein MTAGFAGLGLMGQPMALNLARAGTPLVVWNRTPSRTEALRAAGARVAADPGELFLRARVVLLMLADEAATDAVLGRGTPAFEARVSGRTVVHMGTTAPAYSAALAADVLAAAGRYVEAPVSGSRGPAEAGRLVAMLAGEPDAVEEVRPLLAPMCSGTVPCGPVPGALLMKLAVNLFLITMVSGLAEAAHFAAGHGLDLETFARVLDTGPMASDVSRVKARKLVGGDFAAQAAVADVLKNNRLIAEAARERGVAAPLLDVCHALFAETLRLGHGGLDMVAVVRAIEARTEKGQAW, encoded by the coding sequence ATGACGGCAGGGTTCGCCGGGCTGGGCCTCATGGGGCAGCCCATGGCGCTCAACCTGGCCAGGGCGGGCACGCCGCTCGTGGTGTGGAACCGGACCCCGTCCAGGACCGAGGCCCTGCGGGCGGCCGGGGCGCGGGTGGCGGCGGACCCCGGCGAGCTGTTCCTGCGGGCGCGGGTGGTGCTGCTCATGCTGGCCGACGAGGCCGCCACGGACGCCGTGCTGGGCCGCGGCACCCCCGCCTTCGAGGCACGCGTGTCCGGGCGGACCGTCGTGCACATGGGGACGACCGCGCCCGCGTACTCCGCGGCGCTGGCCGCCGACGTGCTCGCGGCGGCGGGCCGCTACGTGGAGGCCCCGGTGTCGGGCTCGCGCGGCCCCGCCGAGGCCGGCCGGCTCGTCGCGATGCTGGCGGGCGAGCCGGACGCCGTCGAGGAGGTCCGGCCGCTGCTGGCCCCGATGTGCTCCGGGACGGTCCCGTGCGGGCCGGTCCCCGGCGCGCTGCTGATGAAGCTGGCGGTGAACCTGTTCCTCATCACCATGGTGAGCGGGCTGGCCGAGGCGGCCCACTTCGCCGCCGGGCACGGGCTGGACCTGGAGACCTTCGCGCGGGTGCTCGACACCGGGCCGATGGCCAGCGACGTCTCCCGGGTCAAGGCGCGCAAACTGGTCGGGGGCGACTTCGCCGCCCAGGCGGCCGTCGCCGACGTGCTGAAGAACAACCGGCTCATCGCCGAGGCGGCGCGGGAGCGCGGCGTGGCCGCGCCGCTGCTGGACGTCTGCCACGCGCTGTTCGCCGAGACGCTGCGGCTGGGGCACGGCGGGCTCGACATGGTGGCGGTGGTCCGCGCGATCGAGGCCAGGACGGAGAAGGGACAGGCATGGTGA
- a CDS encoding energy-coupling factor ABC transporter ATP-binding protein yields the protein MIEFADVRVRLGERDVLRGVTASLGERRIGVVGANGSGKSTLARLINGLALPTSGAVTVLGLDTRRHAARIRRAVGFLFTDPDAQIVMPTVAEDVAFSLRRHRLPREEADRRVAEVLARYGLAGHADHPAHHLSGGQKQLLALCSVMVLEPEVIVMDEPTTLLDLRHSRQVAELLRELPQQVVVVTHDLPLLAGFDRVLVLDEGRVVADGTPEEAIGHYRKLMT from the coding sequence GTGATCGAGTTCGCGGACGTGCGGGTCCGGCTCGGCGAGCGGGACGTGCTGCGGGGCGTCACCGCGTCGCTCGGCGAGCGGCGGATCGGCGTGGTCGGGGCCAACGGCTCCGGCAAGAGCACGCTCGCGCGCCTGATCAACGGCCTGGCGCTGCCGACGTCCGGCGCCGTCACCGTGCTCGGCCTGGACACCCGCCGCCACGCGGCGCGGATCAGGCGGGCCGTCGGCTTCCTGTTCACCGACCCCGACGCCCAGATCGTCATGCCGACGGTGGCCGAGGACGTCGCGTTCTCGCTGCGCCGCCACCGGCTGCCCCGCGAGGAGGCCGACCGGCGGGTCGCCGAGGTCCTCGCCCGTTACGGCCTGGCCGGGCACGCCGACCATCCGGCCCATCACCTGTCCGGCGGGCAGAAGCAGCTCCTCGCGCTGTGCTCGGTGATGGTGCTGGAGCCGGAGGTGATCGTCATGGACGAGCCCACCACGCTGCTCGACCTGCGCCACTCGCGCCAGGTGGCCGAGCTGCTGCGCGAGCTGCCGCAGCAGGTGGTGGTGGTCACCCACGACCTGCCGCTGCTGGCCGGCTTCGACCGGGTGCTCGTGCTCGACGAGGGGCGCGTGGTCGCCGACGGCACGCCGGAGGAGGCCATCGGCCACTACAGGAAGCTCATGACGTGA
- a CDS encoding energy-coupling factor transporter transmembrane component T family protein, with translation MNGRTAGAYVPGASPLHRLPAGAKLAGLAVVCTALVLLRSPLAMGGAAVVTAALYALSRVGVAAAWAQVRPVRWFAVALFALQWAFVGVEGAAVTTLRVVLAVALAGLVTVTTRTSEMMAVLERLMAPARLVGLDPFRVSLLLSLTIRTVPVLADLAGRVRDAQRARGVERSLRAFAVPLVVGALRHADALGEALSARGLDD, from the coding sequence GTGAACGGCAGGACCGCCGGCGCCTACGTCCCCGGCGCCTCACCGCTGCACCGGCTGCCCGCCGGGGCCAAGCTGGCCGGGCTCGCCGTCGTCTGCACGGCCCTGGTGCTGCTGCGCTCGCCGCTCGCGATGGGGGGCGCGGCGGTGGTCACGGCGGCCCTGTACGCGCTGTCCCGCGTGGGCGTGGCGGCGGCCTGGGCGCAGGTGCGGCCGGTGCGCTGGTTCGCGGTGGCGCTGTTCGCCCTGCAGTGGGCGTTCGTGGGCGTCGAGGGGGCGGCCGTCACGACCCTGCGGGTGGTGCTCGCCGTGGCGCTGGCCGGGCTGGTCACGGTCACCACGCGCACCTCGGAGATGATGGCCGTGCTGGAGCGGCTGATGGCCCCGGCGCGGCTGGTCGGGCTGGACCCGTTCCGGGTGTCGCTGCTGCTGTCGCTGACGATCAGGACGGTGCCGGTGCTGGCGGACCTGGCGGGCCGCGTCCGGGACGCGCAGCGGGCCCGGGGGGTCGAGCGCAGCCTGCGGGCCTTCGCGGTGCCGCTGGTGGTCGGCGCGTTGCGGCACGCGGACGCCCTGGGGGAGGCGCTGAGCGCCCGCGGCCTGGACGACTGA